Proteins co-encoded in one Oreochromis aureus strain Israel breed Guangdong linkage group 3, ZZ_aureus, whole genome shotgun sequence genomic window:
- the LOC120434736 gene encoding uncharacterized protein LOC120434736 encodes MKPLVKASNILQSESTSFMGWLLPVIQQLLSKLSRLETSSKTCVPLIRALQNGLQKHFRPMMEDPELDAAAVLLPKFKTSWTDGADVIGAALTYIKQHLEMTEHESEDQQRESSDEDEFFSRPISRRLQSAAELDGYLACATDTMELLHSFSAIKNLSLKLNTALPASAACERLFSCAGLLFKAKRSRIASVNLENQLLLKLNKRFRK; translated from the exons ATGAAGCCACTGGTGAAAGCTTCAAACATCCTTCAGTCTGAGTCCACTTCCTTTATGGGATGGCTCCTGCCAGTAATCCAACAACTACTTTCCAAACTTAGCAGGCTGGAGACATCAAGCAAGACATGCGTGCCACTCATCAGAGCATTGCAAAATGGCCTTCAAAAGCATTTTAGACCGATGATGGAGGATCCAGAGTTGGATGCAGCTGCAGTCCTCTTACCCAAGTTCAAGACTTCCTGGACTGACGGAGCAGATGTAATAGGGGCTG CCTTGACATACATCAAACAACATCTTGAAATGACAGAGCATGAGAGTGAGGATCAGCAAAGAGAGTCATCTGATGAAGATGAATTCTTCTCCAGACCAATCTCCAGAAGGCTGCAAAGTGCAGCTGAGCTTGATGGTTATCTTGCTTGTGCCACAGACACCATGGAGCTGCTGCACTCCTTCTCAGCCATCAAAAACCTCTCTcttaaactgaacacagctcTGCCTGCTTCTGCTGCGTGTGAACGACTTTTTAGCTGTGCTGGTTTACTCTTCAAAGCCAAACGAAGTCGAATAGCATCTGTTAATTTAGAAAACCAGCTCTTGCTGAAACTGAACAAAAGGTTCAGAAAGTaa
- the LOC120434740 gene encoding uncharacterized protein LOC120434740, with the protein MKMFVVFVILLHVSQHALAVVVEVNEGERSVLLPCQYSGLPPVDPTVTWTRNDLNPNSVHVRQEETDDLRGQNQHYSGRTSMRPDALDSGDFSLTLRNLQLIDSGKYTCTLSNEINKVRVGDVQLQVKDQQVVVKVEEGSESIILPCKTTPDLPEDTTVEWTRSDRELMMIHVYPNRSDHLKNQDDLYCGRTKMNKDLLRTGDLSLTLKYPTERDSGGYICTIYRDEDILRQKVVLQVKEQFPSWAKAVLVLLVLLVLLVVSGGLLFHFRHYFMSGYKVEVDSEVESVQLPCKTTVCLPKDAKVEWKDMKDRKVHVYVDDSDTYTCTVYSLQQKILMKKDVLLTVRGDKVEVDSGMESVQLPCKTTVFLPKDAKVEWKDMNKRKVHVYQNSSDQPKKQNQDYRVHKVEVGSGMESVQLPCKTSVQLSKDINVEWKDKYGKDLSLPAL; encoded by the exons atgaagatgtttgtggtgtttgtgatcCTCCTGCACG tttcccagcatgctctGGCTGTGGTGGTGGAGGTGAATGAGGGGGAAAGatctgtcctgctgccctgtcaGTACTCAGGTTTACCACCTGTGGACCCCACAGTAACATGGACTCGCAATGATCTCAATCCCAATTCTGTCCATGTGAGACAAGAAGAAACAGACGATCTCAGAGGACAAAACCAGCATTACAGCGGACGCACATCAATGAGACCTGATGCTCTGGACTCTGGAgacttcagcctcactctgagaAACCTGCAGCTGATTGACAGCGGAAAATACACCTGCACACTCagcaatgaaataaataaagttagaGTGGGAGATGTacagctgcaggtcaaag ACCAGCAAGTGGTGGTTAAAGTGGAGGAAGGATCAGAGTCCATCATCCTGCCCTGCAAAACAACACCTGACCTGCCTGAGGACACCACAGTGGAGTGGACTCGCTCTGACCGAGAACTCATGATGATCCATGTGTATCCAAACAGAAGTGACCATCTTAAGAACCAGGATGACCTTTACTGTGGTCGCACAAAGATGAACAAAGACCTGCTgagaactggagacctcagtctgaccctgaaataccccacagagagagacagtggaggatacaTCTGCACCATCTACAGGGACGAAGATATCCTGAGACAGAAAGTagtgctgcaggtcaaag AACAATTTCCGTCCTGGGCGAAAGCTGTTCTTGtgctcctggttctcctggttcttcttgtggtttctggaggtcttttatttcatttccggcactatttcatgtcag GTtacaaggtggaggtggattcagaggtggagtctgtccagctgccctgcaAAACCACAGTTTGCCTGCCTAaagatgctaaagtggagtggaaggacaTGAAAGacaggaaggtccacgtgtatgtggacg ACAGtgacacctacacctgcaccgtctacagcctGCAGCAAAAGATTCTGATGAAGAAGGATGTGCTGCTCACTGTTAGAG GTGataaggtggaggtggattcagggatggagtctgtccagctgccctgcaAAACCACAGTTTTCCTGCCTAaagatgctaaagtggagtggaaggacaTGAACAAAAGGAAGGTCCATGTGTATCAGAACAGCTCTGACCAGCCCAAAAAACAGAACCAGGATTACAGAG TTCACAAGGTGGAGGTGGGTTCAGGcatggagtctgtccagcttcCCTGCAAAACCTCAGTTCAACTGTCTAAAGACATTAACGTGGAGTGGAAGGACAAATATGGAAAG GACCTTAGCCTTCCTGCCTTGTAG